A stretch of Mustela nigripes isolate SB6536 chromosome 6, MUSNIG.SB6536, whole genome shotgun sequence DNA encodes these proteins:
- the FGF6 gene encoding fibroblast growth factor 6: MALGQRLFITMSREAGRLQGTLRALIFLGVLVGMVVPSPAGTRANSTLLDSRGWGTLLSRSRAGLAGEIAGVNWENGYLVGIKRQRRLYCNVGIGFHLQVPPDGRISGTHEENPYSLLEISTVERGVVSLFGVKSALFIAMNSKGRLYTTPSFQEECKFRETLLPNNYNAYESDLYRGTYIALSKYGRVKRGSKVSPIMTVTHFLPRI; the protein is encoded by the exons ATGGCCCTGGGACAGAGGCTGTTCATCACTATGTCCCGGGAAGCAGGACGTCTTCAGGGCACGCTGCGGGCTCTCATCTTCCTAGGCGTCCTAGTGGGCATGGTGGTGCCCTCGCCTGCAGGCACCCGCGCCAACAGCACGCTGCTGGACTCCAGGGGCTGGGGCACCCTGCTGTCAAGGTCTCGAGCTGGGCTAGCTGGAGAGATTGCTGGGGTGAATTGGGAGAATGGCTATTTGGTGGGGATCAAGCGGCAGAGGAGACTCTACTGCAACGTGGGCATCGGCTTTCACCTCCAGGTGCCCCCCGACGGCCGGATCAGCGGGACCCACGAGGAGAACCCCTACA GCCTGCTGGAGATTTCCACAGTGGAGCGGGGTGTGGTGAGTCTCTTTGGAGTGAAAAGTGCCCTCTTCATTGCCATGAACAGTAAAGGGAGATTATACACAACG CCCAGCTTCCAAGAGGAATGCAAGTTCAGAGAAACCCTCCTGCCCAACAATTACAATGCCTACGAGTCAGACCTGTACAGAGGGACCTACATCGCACTGAGCAAATACGGACGGGTGAAGCGGGGCAGCAAGGTGTCCCCCATCATGACTGTCACTCACTTCCTTCCCAGGATATAA